A single Aspergillus chevalieri M1 DNA, chromosome 3, nearly complete sequence DNA region contains:
- the SPC25 gene encoding kinetochore Spc25 family protein (COG:S;~EggNog:ENOG410PHDK;~InterPro:IPR013255;~PFAM:PF08234), producing the protein MSSSFDPSLSTSGMRPPLTTADAPSMADSLPSINFGFEDLRNRMAQFSMQFDAFIERGRKQVLEERNQFRINLAELQEDQRMKQKDIEILNLKSQTHEQTLQKEAAEAAEMHAAISSITLERDARLVKRDRLRQQIAETQKSISQRLDAQKAHARNLDAQTRLNVPELDFWQDYLCLRIEGAGREDRLKFIYSHLLEKDWEAEAWFELGTASRDYEVYHTRPKLEREALEQELDILNEDRDFGAFLKRMRKLFVEALK; encoded by the exons ATGTCTTCATCTTTCGACCCGTCTCTTTCAACAAGTGGCATGCGGCCACCCCTAACTACCGCAGATGCGCCCTCAATGGCAGACTCGCTTCCCAGTATAAATTTCGGATTTGAAGATCTGCGCAATCGCATGGCTCAGTTTAGCATGCAATTTGATGCGTTTATTGAGCGAGGCAGGAAGCAAGTCTTGGAGGAGAGGAATCAATTCAGGATCAATCTGGCAGAACTTCAGG AGGATCAACGTATGAAACAGAAGGATATCGAAATATTAAATCTCAAGTCGCAAACGCACGAGCAAACACTTCAAAAAGAGGctgctgaagctgctgaaatgCATGCCGCCATCTCCTCCATTACGTTAGAGCGCGATGCCCGTCTGGTCAAGCGGGATCGCTTAAGGCAACAGATCGCAGAGACACAAAAGTCTATTAGCCAGAGACTTGACGCGCAAAAAGCCCATGCTCGAAATTTGGATGCTCAAACTCGCCTTAACGTTCCGGAACTCGACTTCTGGCAAGATTATCTATGTCTTCGGATTGAAGGAGCGGGGAGAGAGGATCGATTGAAATTCATTTATAGTCACTTGCTGGAAAAAGACTGGGAAGCAGAGGCTTGGTTTGAACTTGGGACAGCCAGTCGGGATTATGAGGTGTACCACACGCGTCCCAAGTTGGAAAGGGAGGCCCTCGAGCAAGAGCTGGATATACTCAACGAGGATCGTGATTTTGGTGCGTTCTTGAAGCGGATGCGCAAGTTGTTTGTTGAGGCATTGAAATGA
- a CDS encoding putative Golgi matrix protein (BUSCO:EOG09263CUQ;~COG:U;~EggNog:ENOG410PH5H;~InterPro:IPR019459,IPR000237;~PFAM:PF10375), with amino-acid sequence MPEGAKSKKNKKNKAAAKAKEEVGNKNTENGHLEENMENQSDEEAPESNPQGTPAASINGKSVSNIATERTASNEDDDSDGESAATTKNDTQQQAKSDAEPPALDAQSKDRFDALVRDRDSLRAEVTGMRKSLEEIQSRHREDMEALRQRVDDAESKKGQAETQYQKLLERVNTIKAQLGERLKEDAEEIAQARSQIEDLEGQNSSLTTELDSKSSELAEIAKENEEKAIEIATLRDRTNLSQQNWLKEKDELLEQESYIQAEFEQAKEAMHNWEVLAMEERSIRESLGEKVIDLEEQLVNLKDAYEKAASELDNQSSTVDGLQRALQEIQTARKQELRELVESSDAQLEELRQSLRDADNKSSEAEKSLLIAQEELERVRPFEKEVKEKNLLIGKLRHEAVTLNDHLTKALRFLKKGKPEDNVDRHIVTNHLLHFLALDRSDPKKFQILQLIAALLGWTDEQREQAGLARPGTSNTSNKLRVPGTPVRTPSTPTLATEFMDNGTSHKESLAELWSNFLEQESQTGNESAAKSGNQGQSKS; translated from the exons ATGCCTGAAG GCGCGAAgtcgaagaagaacaagaagaacaaggctgCCGCGAAGGCAAAGGAAGAAGTAGGAAACAAGAATACAGAAAATGGACACCTAGAAGAGAATATGGAAAACCAATCTGATGAAGAGGCACCGGAGTCGAAT CCACAGGGCACGCCAGCCGCTTCGATAAACGGGAAATCTGTCAGCAATATAGCGACCGAAAGAACTGCGAGCAACGAAGACGACGACTCCGATGGAGAGTCTGCCGCTACGACCAAGAATGATACCCAGCAGCAGGCCAAAAGCGACGCTGAACCGCCGGCGCTGGATGCACAATCCAAAGACCGCTTCGATGCCCTTGTTCGAGATCGTGATTCATTGCGGGCAGAGGTGACTGGCATGCGCAAGTCCTTGGAGGAAATACAATCCAGACATCGGGAAGACATGGAAGCACTACGACAGAGGGTAGATGATGCCGAGAGTAAGAAAGGACAGGCGGAAACACAATACCAGAAATTACTGGAGAGGGTCAATACGATTAAGGCCCAATTGGGGGAAAGACTCAAGGAGGATGCT GAGGAAATCGCCCAGGCAAGGTCACAAATTGAAGATCTCGAGGGGCAGAACTCGAGCCTCACAACTGAATTGGATTCCAAATCCTCGGAACTCGCTGAGATCGCGAAGGAAAACGAAGAAAAGGCTATAGAAATAGCCACCTTGCGAGATCGAACAAACCTGTCCCAGCAAAACTGGTTgaaagagaaagatgaacTCCTCGAACAGGAATCGTATATTCAAGCTGAATTCGAACAAGCCAAGGAGGCCATGCATAATTGGGAAGTTCTTGCCATGGAAGAACGGTCGATAAGAGAAAGCTTGGGAGAAAAGGTCATCGACCTCGAAGAGCAGCTGGTCAATCTTAAAGACGCCTATGAGAAGGCCGCATCCGAGCTTGATAATCAGTCGTCGACTGTGGATGGCTTACAACGGGCGTTGCAAGAGATCCAAACCG CCCGAAAGCAGGAGCTTCGTGAACTCGTCGAGAGCTCTGATGCTCAGCTAGAAGAACTACGGCAATCTCTTCGTGATGCAGACAACAAATCATCTGAAGCTGAAAAGTCCCTCCTAATTGCCCAAGAAGAATTGGAACGGGTGCGCCCATTCGAGAAAGAAGTCAAAGAGAAGAACCTTCTCATTGGCAAGCTCAGACACGAAGCTGTCACTTTGAACGATCATTTGACAAAAGCCTTGCGGTTCCTCAAGAAGGGAAAGCCAGAGGATAATGTTGATAG ACATATTGTCACCAACCATTTACTGCACTTTCTTGCGCTAGATAGATCAGACCCTAAGAAATTCCAGATATTGCAGCTTATTGCAGCACTCCTGGGTTGGACAGATG AGCAACGAGAACAAGCAGGTCTTGCGCGACCCGGAACATCGAACACATCTAACAAGCTTCGAGTCCCTGGCACTCCCGTTCGCACGCCTAGCACGCCGACGTTGGCCACAGAGTTCATGGACAACGGCACTAGCCACAAGGAGTCGCTGGCGGAACTGTGGTCCAATTTCCTAGAGCAAGAATCGCAAACCGGGAATGAAAGCGCAGCGAAAAGCGGGAATCAAGGACAGTCAAAATCCTAG
- a CDS encoding mitochondrial 54S ribosomal protein bL32m (COG:J;~EggNog:ENOG410PRG1;~InterPro:IPR011332,IPR002677;~PFAM:PF01783;~go_component: GO:0015934 - large ribosomal subunit [Evidence IEA];~go_function: GO:0003735 - structural constituent of ribosome [Evidence IEA];~go_process: GO:0006412 - translation [Evidence IEA]) has translation MTLRMLPSTMSSQMFPRLLSFSPAAGQWSRSLQSSSVLNQTLFRPVGLSLTIPGLLSDIWDSVLRAVPKKKVSHMKRRHRQMAGKALKDVKNLNTCSGCGQVKRAHILCPHCVADIKKQWGKTQTA, from the exons ATGACTCTACGAATGCTCCCGTCTACCATGTCTTCGCAAATGTTTCCGCGACTCCTTTCGTTCTCGCCCGCCGCTGGTCAATGGTCTCGGTCCCTGCAAAGCTCCTCCGTTCTAAACCAAACCCTCTTCAGACCCGTTGGGTTGTCGTTGACCATTCCGGGTCTGCTTTCTGATATTTGGGATTCTGTTCTGCGTGCTGTACCGAAGAAAAAGGTCTCCCACATGAAGAGACGCCATCGCCAAATGGCTGGCAAGGCTCTAAAGGATGTGAAGAATCTCAATACGTGCTCGGGTTGTGGACAGGTGAAACGCGCACATATTTTGTGCCCACATTGTGTAGCGG ATATCAAGAAGCAGTGGGGTAAGACCCAAACGGCATGA
- a CDS encoding putative DUF814 domain protein (BUSCO:EOG09264XYD;~COG:S;~EggNog:ENOG410PFVC;~InterPro:IPR008532,IPR039730;~PFAM:PF05670) encodes MDWTRTSGNYHSRDFFYLRTRQLTAVSYRSHRFHVDNLSSAHVYLRLRDGESWDNIPQKLVDDCAQLTKANSIEGNKKDNITIIYTPWANLYKDGSMETGQVSFHNPKQVRKVFVKERENAIVNRLNKTRVEKFPDLRAEKEEYMKIKRREERKDREEQKAREKQERREHEQLKWQKDHAYDDLMTEENMEASCNQDRDPDFLDDFM; translated from the exons ATGGATTGGACAAGGACGTCTGGTAACTATCATAGTCGCGATTTCTTCTATCTACGAACGCGCCAACTGACTGCTGTCTCTTATCGCTCTCACAGG TTCCACGTCGATAACTTGTCCAGCGCTCACGTTTATTTACGCCTTCGCGACGGTGAAAGTTGGGACAACATCCCCCAAAAGCTTGTGGATGACTGTGCACAGCTGACAAAAGCGAATTCTATCGAGG GAAACAAAAAGGATaacatcaccatcatctaCACGCCATGGGCAAACCTCTATAAAGATGGATCCATGGAAACCGGTCAGGTATCTTTCCACAATCCTAAGCAGGTTCGTAAggtcttcgtcaaggaacgAGAGAATGCGATCGTCAATCGACTTAACAAGACCCGCGTCGAGAAATTCCCCGACCTCCGCGCCGAGAAGGAAGAATACATGAAAATAAAACGCAGAGAGGAGCGCAAAGACAGAGAAGAACAAAAAGCCAGGGAGAAGCAAGAGAGGCGAGAACATGAGCAATTAAAATggcaaaaagaccatgcGTACGATGATCTGATGACTGAGGAGAATATGGAGGCTAGCTGCAATCAGGATCGCGACcctgatttccttgacgactTTATGTGA
- the aspD gene encoding septin aspD (COG:D,T,Z;~EggNog:ENOG410Q7XG;~InterPro:IPR030379,IPR027417,IPR016491;~PFAM:PF00735,PF01926;~go_function: GO:0005525 - GTP binding [Evidence IEA]) yields MATTTTPSVPTATVFPRSHVGFDSITSQIERKLLKRGFQFNVMCVGQTGLGKSTLINTIFASHLIDSKGRLTPDEPVRSTTEIQAASHIIEENGVRLRLNIVDTPGYGDQVNNDRCWDPIVKYIKDQHSAYLRKELTAQRDRYIQDTRIHCCLFFIQPSGHALKPIDIVVLKKLSDVVNVVPVIAKSDSLTLEERQVFKERIKEEFAFHNLKMYPYDNDELDDEERAMNVQIKDIIPFAVVGSEKNIVVNGQQVRGRQNRWGVINVEDENHCEFVYLRNFLTRTHLQDLVETTSQIHYETFRAKQLLALKESSAAGGHSATSRPISPSADRELSRNSQRATMNGY; encoded by the exons ATGGCCACGACTACTACCCCTTCGGTTCCCACCGCGACCGTCTTTCCTCGCAGCCATGTCGGCTTCGACAGTATCACTTCGCAGATTGAGCGGAAGCTGTTGAAGCGCGGTTTCCAGTTCAATGTGATGTGCGTTG GCCAGACCGGTCTTGGAAAGTCGACTCTGATCAACACCATTTTCGCTTCCCACCTGATCGATTCCAAGGGTCGTCTCACTCCTGATGAGCCTGtccgttcgaccaccgaaATTCAGGCGGCCTCCCACA TTATTGAGGAAAACGGGGTCCGTCTCAGGTTGAACATCGTAGACACTCCTGGCTACGGTGATCAGGTCAACAATGACAGATG TTGGGACCCGATTGTGAAATACATCAAGGATCAGCATTCGGCATATCTCCGCAAGGAACTCACTGCCCAGCGTGACCGTTATATCCAAGATACCCGTATCCACTGCTGCTTGTTTTTCATCCAGCCCTCCGGCCATGC ACTCAAGCCTATTGACATTGTTGTTCTGAAGAAGCTGTCGGATGTCGTCAATGTTGTTCCCGTGATCGCCAAGTCCGATTCGCTCACCCTCGAGGAACGCCAGGTGTTCAAGGAGAGAATCAAGGAAGAATTTGCCTTCCATAACCTGAAGATGTACCCCTACGATAATGACGAGCTTGACGACGAGGAGCGTGCTATGAATGTCCAGATCAAG GACATCATTCCTTTTGCTGTTGTCGGTAGCGAGAAGAACATTGTCGTCAACGGCCAGCAAGTTCGCGGCCGCCAGAACCGTTGGGGCGTGATTAACGTCGAGGATGAAAACCACTGCGAATTCGTTTACCTGCGAAACTTCCTGACCCGCACTCACCTGCAGGACCTCGTCGAGACCACCAGCCAGATCCACTATGAGACCTTCCGTGCCAAGCAGCTTCTAGCTCTGAAGGAGAGCAGCGCAGCAGGCGGTCACAGTGCTACTAGTCGGCCTATCAGTCCCTCCGCTGACCGGGAACTCAGTCGTAACTCGCAACGGGCTACTATGAACGGCTACTAG
- a CDS encoding uncharacterized protein (COG:S;~EggNog:ENOG410PPF1;~InterPro:IPR019350;~PFAM:PF10214), with the protein MDEHSTSALQYGHLGKAVYVPETQAWSFSRTLNQPSSILYTGATKMTVASPLTAPQSFLVENKNLLPRVHPELAACWSLVSNENFSHVITTSEICDSQVSSLLDLGCAVDLENDDSGSRVLPIAVFASGECGNTISFRRLEEDTLELRQQTTFMRVPSIGETDATEWSVGGVPIRQICFARTIEEKATWMAARCPDSTTIFRPLYHRDPAPRRICRDNDSVLSNDARNSRLDANPLVEISSLRTGGFPHADITFNPWYQRQFAIVDQQGNWSIWEVSGRHRRNKGNWAATCVNSGSLPWLDNGDSPDLDNQPRHDGWGVIEWAGDVNSIVVSDRRCPMLYRMEGDQIWSIPIELGLKRKSEWILDIKRSPSNASHVYVLTTTSIFRLEITEFSGEGDVGSLYPHLSWCHYRDPEDTTLRLSALLTNEDFYLFLYSRLNNFVLGFQCPNATEEEMNSTVRIPDPFILDIPSTVDVSPESQDSTNSTQFSTLIFKQIAHSPASVGKSYYDSSARLSKLFLLDSRLAVCESVYTEPTISGDTEEQPLGRDALRAKRRQQSARKTRAFRYRNDFVVDDWDESMRSMGATAIPSMGISTVSPHAIPKWTTDYTAVYAVATGRLILGSNEGEFSQDSEELLKNINSLADQIADTALSDQAANTLYVQKLILAKYVLKLTHFRLEVFGSSFLLDDIEKSAQAIEGVILLCKQRESNPQIEHRLSILPILPLMQLTVANESEGKPNLVYIYDRLVSTWLSNLPHNIPGRTRITKERIIRKLAADLVLARINITRKPPDGKHDDYLDNQDDAKLSNPETSFGSHGIVTPRRSSVPVSERDGGGSTSRSDLGATNNGVSDSQPTKRVPVYSTLSSLTTFKNQPSMSWNVESMLSHWVPGMDPAAYDWQRTVFSVEEDESQRMSRSVTPKRKQRKKTPQRTTMTSPAPPPISPAIPGIYGQSSQPTSDGLYRGIPQSSQVTTVDEDLPMTQVERGLFGGREANKKSVMKTRKKKRAAGF; encoded by the exons ATGGATGAACATTCAACGAGTGCTCTCCAATATGGGCACTTGGGTAAAGCGGTATATGTACCGGAGACCCAGGCCTGGTCATTTTCTCGTACCCTAAACCAGC CATCTTCAATATTGTATACTGGAGCAACCAAGATGACTGTAGCCTCTCCTCTCACTGCTCCTCAGTCTTTTTTAGTCGAGAATAAGAACCTACTGCCGAGAGTGCACCCGGAGCTGGCGGCGTGCTGGTCCTTGGTTAGCAACGAGAACTTTTCGCATGTTATCACGACAAGCGAAATATGTGATTCCCAGGTATCTTCACTTTTGGACTTGGGCTGTGCTGTGGATCTCGAAAATGATGATTCGGGTAGTCGGGTTTTGCCAATAGCAGTGTTTGCATCCGGGGAGTGCGGCAACACCATCTCGTTCCGAAGATTGGAGGAAGATACTCTGGAACTGAGACAACAAACGACCTTCATGCGTGTTCCTTCTATCGGTGAAACAGACGCCACGGAATGGAGTGTCGGTGGTGTCCCGATTCGTCAAATTTGCTTTGCGCGGACAATTGAAGAAAAAGCGACATGGATGGCCGCTCGATGCCCTGATTCAACCACGATTTTCCGGCCTTTGTACCACAGAGACCCTGCTCCAAGGCGCATATGCCGTGACAATGATAGCGTACTTTCGAATGACGCTCGTAACTCCCGATTGGATGCGAACCCGTTGGTTGAGATATCAAGTTTACGGACGGGTGGTTTCCCGCACGCCGATATAACATTCAATCCCTGGTACCAGAGACAATTCGCGATTGTAGACCAACAGGGAAACTGGAGCATCTGGGAGGTGTCTGGTCGGCACAGGCGAAATAAGGGCAATTGGGCCGCAACATGCGTGAATTCGGGTTCATTGCCATGGCTCGATAATGGCGATAGTCCTGATTTGGATAACCAACCTCGACATGATGGATGGGGGGTAATTGAATGGGCTGGGGACGTCAATAGCATCGTTGTTTCTGATCGGCGTTGTCCCATGCTTTACCGGATGGAAGGCGATCAAATCTGGTCCATTCCAATTGAGCTTGGCTTGAAAAGAAAGTCCGAATGGATCTTGGACATTAAAAGAAGCCCATCAAACGCATCTCACGTTTATGTGCTCACCACGACGAGCATATTCCGGCTCGAAATTACTGAGTTCTCTGGCGAAGGTGATGTTGGGTCTCTATATCCTCATCTATCCTGGTGCCATTATAGGGATCCTGAAGATACGACACTGCGGTTAAGTGCACTACTTACCAATGAAG ATTTTTACCTCTTTCTGTACTCACGGCTCAACAACTTTGTGCTGGGTTTTCAATGCCCGAATGCAACTGAGGAAGAGATGAACAGCACTGTACGTATTCCAGATCCATTTATCCTGGATATACCCTCTACGGTCGATGTGTCGCCGGAATCCCAAGATTCGACGAATAGTACACAGTTTTCCACACTCATATTCAAACAAATCGCACATTCGCCAGCATCAGTCGGCAAAAGTTACTATGATTCTAGCGCGAGACTTTCCAAGCTTTTCCTGCTGGACTCGCGACTTGCTGTCTGTGAATCGGTGTACACTGAGCCCACGATTTCTGGCGACACTGAAGAACAGCCTCTCGGGCGGGATGCATTGCGGGCAAAAAGACGCCAACAAAGTGCGCGGAAAACTCGAGCATTTCGTTACCGGAATGATTTCGTGGTCGATGATTGGGATGAATCTATGCGTAGCATGGGTGCAACCGCGATCCCGAGTATGGGGATCTCTACGGTATCACCTCATGCAATTCCTAAATGGACTACTGATTATACGGCCGTCTATGCTGTTGCTACGGGGCGGTTAATTCTCGGATCGAATGAAGGGGAATTTTCACAAGACTCGGAGGAACTGTTAAAGAACATCAATTCTCTAGCAGACCAAATCGCCGATACAGCCTTGAGTGACCAAGCTGCGAATACCCTGTACGTACAGAAGTTGATATTGGCCAAGTATGTTCTGAAATTGACACACTTTAGACTCGAAGTTTTCGGCAGCAGTTTTCTGTTGGATGACATTGAAAAAAGTGCCCAAGCCATTGAAGGTGTCATTTTGCTTTGCAAGCAGCGAGAATCAAATCCTCAAATTGAACACCGACTCTCCATTCTGCCGATTTTACCATTGATGCAGTTAACCGTTGCGAACGAAAGCGAAGGAAAACCGAACCTAGTATATATTTATGATCGTTTGGTCAGCACTTGGCTCTCAAATCTACCCCACAATATTCCCGGACGCACACGGATTACGAAGGAGAGAATCATCAGGAAGCTGGCGGCCGATCTCGTCCTGGCCCGGATCAATATCACTCGCAAACCCCCCGATGGTAAGCATGATGATTATCTGGACAATCAAGATGACGCCAAATTATCGAATCCGGAAACTAGCTTTGGCTCTCATGGGATTGTGACGCCACGACGTTCGTCTGTCCCAGTCTCTGAAAGAGATGGCGGCGGTTCAACCTCTCGAAGCGATTTAGGTGCCACAAACAACGGCGTCTCGGATTCCCAGCCTACAAAAAGAGTGCCGGTCTACTCTACTCTGTCCTCTTTAACGACGTTTAAGAATCAGCCTTCCATGTCCTGGAACGTGGAATCCATGCTTTCCCATTGGGTACCGGGTATGGACCCAGCTGCTTATGATTGGCAGAGAACTGTATTCTCagttgaagaggatgagtCACAGCGGATGTCGCGATCTGTGACTCCCAAAAGAAAACAGCGGAAGAAAACACCACAGAGAACGACCATGACTTCTCCGGCACCTCCTCCCATTTCGCCGGCCATTCCTGGCATTTATGGACAGAGCAGTCAGCCGACAAGCGACGGCTTATATCGGGGAATACCACAGAGTAGTCAAGTCACCACTGTGGATGAGGATCTTCCCATGACTCAAGTCGAACGAGGTCTCTTTGGTGGAAGAGAGGCAAATAAGAAGAGCGTCATGAAgacgagaaagaagaaacggGCAGCTGGCTTTTAG
- the GUK1 gene encoding guanylate kinase (COG:F;~EggNog:ENOG410PHNN;~InterPro:IPR008145,IPR017665,IPR027417,IPR008144;~PFAM:PF00625;~go_function: GO:0004385 - guanylate kinase activity [Evidence IEA];~go_process: GO:0006163 - purine nucleotide metabolic process [Evidence IEA]), with product MNYLLGSRTRFLHFSRRLTTFACYSTTTMATSAVHKFRPVVVSGPSGAGKSTLLKRLFAEFPDTFGFSISHTTRAPRAGEQHGREYYFATKEDFLDLVSKSGFIEHAQFGGNYYGTSVQAVKDIAEKERICILDIEMEGVKQVKLTDLNARFMFLSPPSLEELEKRLRGRGTETEESLNKRLTQAKNELEFSKQPGAHDKIVVNDELDKAYVELRDWIVDGGKFGTQQ from the exons ATGAATTATTTGCTGGGATCTCGCACTCGCTTTTTACATTTTAGTAGACGACTAACTACATTTGCCTGTTATTCAACCACGACAATGGCGACCAGTGCTG TGCACAAATTCCGTCCGGTGGTGGTATCAGGCCCCTCTGGAGCTGGAAAGTCAACCCTTCTCAAGAGGCTTTTTGCTGAGTTCCCTGACACCTTTGGGTTCTCGATTTCGC ATACTACTCGTGCTCCTCGAGCAGGCGAACAACATGGACGCGAATATTACTTTGCCACCAAGGAGGACTTCTTGGACCTTGTGAGCAAGAGTGGTTTCATCGAACACGCGCAGTTTGGAGGAAATTACTACGGCACCAGCGTTCAGGCCGTGAAGGACATCGcggagaaggaaaggatATGCATTCTTGACATTGAGATGGAGGGCGTGAAGCAAGTCAAGCTCACTGACCTCAACGCCCGGTTCATGTTCCTTTCGCCTCCCTCGCTTGAAGAGCTTGAAAAAAGATTGCGTGGTCGAGGAACCGAGACAGAGGAGAGTCTAAACAAGCGTCTTACTCAGGCAAAGAACGAGCTTGAGTTCTCCAAGCAACCCGGAGCTCACGATAAGATTGTCGTCAATGATGAATTGGACAAGGCGTATGTTGAATTGCGGGATTGGATTGTTGACGGTGGTAAATTCGGCACGCAGCAATGA
- a CDS encoding SKI complex subunit WD repeat protein SKI8 (COG:J;~EggNog:ENOG410QE47;~InterPro:IPR036322,IPR015943,IPR019775,IPR001680, IPR017986;~PFAM:PF00400;~go_function: GO:0005515 - protein binding [Evidence IEA]) encodes MSKQYLSWGSADNAHPIDIFSLAVTDKQILSASGASSIQVHSTTDPDFPLTQTIEGAHKVGCHHIVTDGRGTRAISVGFGGEIQIWICRDGTWSHDDAGPGIADFSEVWAVALSENGQFLAGVSQDGHIKVWDLNASGEQIQDYETQGSFGTCLDISADGRLIASGHENGSVYIFSTETGRMPFSLSGLVKPVRTVAFSPAGKLLAAAGDSKVIVLFDTSSGEQVANLSGHSAWILSLAWSTTGEYLLSGSFDGKVKVWSIDTKTCVATHSETEKAVWSVKWLPKVGRSEGFATAGANRSIAFYREATGG; translated from the exons ATG TCGAAACAATATCTCTCGTGGGGCTCCGCGGACAATG CGCACCCAATTGATATCTTCTCGTTGGCTGTGACGGATAAGCAAATTCTGTCCGCCTCGGGTGCTTCTTCCATTCAGGTCCATTCCACTACGGACCCAGACTTTCCCTTGACTCAAACCATTGAAGGGGCTCATAAAGTTGGCTGCCATCATATCGTGACTGACGGACGCGGTACAAGGGCCATCAGTGTGGGATTTGGTGGTGAGATTCAGATCTGGATTTGCCGTGACGGAACTTGGTCCCATGATGATGCGGGTCCAG GAATTGCAGATTTTAGTGAGGTTTGGGCTGTTGCTCTGTCAGAAAATGGGCAGTTCCTTGCTGGTGTTAGTCAAGATGGTCACATCAAAGTCTGGGACTTAAACGCCAGTGGTGAACAGATACAGGACTATGAGACCCAGGGCAGCTTCGGTACATGTTTGGATATA TCTGCGGATGGTCGTCTCATCGCCAGTGGACACGAGAATGGTAGCGTCTACATCTTCAGTACTGAAACCGGTCGTATGCCATTTTCCTTGTCAG GTCTTGTGAAGCCCGTACGAACCGTTGCTTTTTCTCCTGCCGGAAAGCTCCTCGCTGCTGCCGGTGACTCTAAAGTAATCGTGCTATTTGACACCTCGTCTGGAGAACAAGTCGCAAATCTGTCCGGTCATTCAGCGTGGATCCTGTCGCTTGCGTGGAGCACCACAGGAGAATATCTCTTGAGTGG GTCATTTGATGGAAAGGTTAAGGTCTGGTCGATAGATACCAAAACATGTGTTGCCACGCACTCCGAGACTGAAAAGGCCGTTTGGAGTGTCAAGTGGCTTCCAAAAGTTGGAAGGTCTGAGGGCTTCGCTACTGCGGGAGCAAATCGAAGCATAGCGTTCTACCGAGAAGCTACGGGGGGTTAA
- a CDS encoding uncharacterized protein (COG:S;~EggNog:ENOG410PRPQ) has product MGSTSTEVRRALEIARDSADGHIEPKANALLESAIADLRRKLEAQPDSYVLSGDEFALFNFYRRSKFNDSPSAQKIAQKATERFWNNYRQTSKT; this is encoded by the coding sequence ATGGGCTCAACATCAACGGAAGTTCGCAGAGCTCTTGAAATTGCCCGCGATAGCGCAGACGGTCACATTGAACCAAAGGCCAATGCACTCCTTGAATCAGCTATTGCCGACTTAAGACGCAAACTTGAAGCCCAGCCAGACAGCTATGTTCTCTCAGGCGACGAGTTTGCCCTGTTCAATTTCTACCGACGGTCCAAATTCAACGACTCGCCATCCGCCCAGAAAATCGCTCAAAAAGCCACAGAACGGTTTTGGAACAATTATCGTCAAACCTCGAAAACGTAA